From Humisphaera borealis, the proteins below share one genomic window:
- a CDS encoding alpha/beta hydrolase — protein MKLTAVAFALGLCLVSTMTRAADPLTLRLWDGDAPGALGKEASEKPSNDVPTITVYPPPEGKNNGGAIVVCPGGGYGGLAAHEGKPVAEWANSLGMTGVVLRYRLGPKYKHPSMQFDVNRAIRMVRHNAKSWGIDPTRVGVLGFSAGGHEASTAATHYDTGKQDGDEIDKQSCRPDIAVLIYPVITMTDPFTHKGSRTNLLGKEPDPALVEKMSNEKQVTKDTPPTFLVHSSDDKTVPIENSFLFAQALAKSGVPFTIVSFKTGAHGYGMGRPPETIAWPKACEAWLSGLGFFGKPAAAAK, from the coding sequence GTGAAACTGACCGCCGTCGCTTTTGCCCTTGGACTTTGCCTGGTGTCCACGATGACCCGAGCCGCCGACCCCCTGACGCTCCGCCTTTGGGATGGCGATGCACCCGGAGCGCTTGGAAAGGAAGCCAGCGAAAAGCCGTCCAACGACGTCCCGACCATCACCGTTTACCCGCCGCCCGAAGGCAAGAACAACGGCGGCGCGATTGTGGTCTGTCCTGGTGGCGGTTACGGCGGCCTGGCGGCACATGAGGGCAAGCCCGTTGCCGAATGGGCGAACTCCCTGGGAATGACCGGCGTCGTTCTTCGCTATCGCCTGGGACCGAAGTACAAGCATCCCTCCATGCAGTTTGACGTGAACCGCGCCATCCGCATGGTCCGGCACAATGCCAAGTCCTGGGGAATCGACCCGACGCGCGTGGGCGTGCTCGGTTTCTCGGCCGGTGGGCACGAAGCATCCACCGCCGCCACCCACTACGACACCGGCAAGCAGGACGGCGACGAGATCGATAAGCAATCCTGCCGACCCGACATCGCCGTTCTGATCTATCCGGTGATCACGATGACGGACCCGTTCACGCACAAGGGCTCGCGGACCAATCTGCTGGGCAAAGAGCCGGACCCCGCGCTGGTGGAGAAGATGAGCAACGAGAAGCAGGTGACCAAGGACACCCCGCCGACGTTCCTCGTCCATTCGTCCGACGACAAGACCGTGCCGATCGAAAACAGCTTCCTGTTCGCCCAGGCGCTGGCCAAGAGCGGTGTGCCTTTCACCATCGTCAGCTTCAAGACCGGAGCCCATGGCTACGGCATGGGCAGGCCTCCCGAGACGATCGCCTGGCCGAAGGCTTGCGAAGCCTGGCTGAGCGGGCTCGGTTTCTTCGGAAAACCCGCCGCTGCTGCGAAGTAG
- a CDS encoding phosphotransferase — protein sequence MLDVIQPGASLAVDPDELPDEPVVSTGIAARRPRGGHPGLIHLVRERLLSRWPEYRQFGPGFGVSGFDVVGLHHARDGTELQPHLDRPPSDFLFAAEDDAHHPDEVFRSLRWGGQFVYVSRDHRRAQAIVEPFIRRGFEVSATGSFRKPILGLVLPPFSRPIHYVVARKVNLILPREVSERFTYHVHLSFDPSLGKHVVVKEVPSVERVSARLRHKFPDASAELIDRRAKKFTEKVFPLFLTREAAILKLLSRDLPETYRGRVPHLIDMEQDGRGFVRRMRMSWLRAAPPGGRPISQLEFAIQSADLLRAMHDEARIIHLDLRLDNMVITDNGVGFVDFGSAVRIGENIEGNPLLNTIFDELMRTSQIQRMLEKMMVGGMVTNHILNEAYGKVDKGVDLFYLALQINKPLSNPDFRGLVKFDKSSAEAQKLSVLTEEVLKPRDPTHPTYRTAADLLAGVRSL from the coding sequence ATGTTGGATGTCATACAGCCGGGGGCATCACTGGCGGTTGACCCTGACGAGCTTCCGGACGAGCCGGTGGTATCGACCGGCATCGCTGCGCGCCGCCCGCGAGGCGGCCATCCGGGGTTGATTCACCTCGTGCGCGAGCGGCTGCTGTCACGCTGGCCGGAGTACCGGCAGTTCGGACCGGGTTTTGGCGTGAGCGGGTTTGACGTCGTCGGACTTCACCATGCCCGGGACGGCACGGAACTCCAACCACACCTGGACCGGCCACCGTCAGACTTCCTTTTTGCCGCCGAGGACGACGCCCACCATCCGGACGAAGTCTTCCGATCGCTGCGATGGGGCGGACAGTTCGTCTACGTGTCGCGGGATCATCGGCGCGCGCAAGCGATCGTCGAGCCGTTCATCCGCCGGGGCTTTGAAGTCTCGGCGACCGGATCGTTCCGCAAACCGATTCTGGGATTGGTGCTGCCGCCTTTCTCTCGGCCAATTCACTATGTAGTCGCCCGCAAGGTAAACCTCATCCTGCCCCGCGAGGTAAGCGAGCGATTCACCTACCATGTTCATCTGAGCTTCGATCCGAGCCTGGGTAAGCACGTCGTGGTAAAGGAAGTCCCCAGCGTCGAGCGGGTGTCGGCGCGGCTGCGACACAAGTTCCCCGACGCCTCGGCCGAGTTGATCGATCGGCGGGCGAAGAAGTTCACGGAAAAGGTTTTCCCGCTGTTCCTGACGCGCGAAGCCGCAATCCTGAAGCTGCTGTCGCGCGACCTGCCTGAAACCTACCGCGGCCGAGTTCCCCATCTGATCGACATGGAACAGGACGGCCGCGGGTTTGTTCGCCGGATGCGGATGAGCTGGCTCCGCGCCGCCCCGCCCGGCGGGCGGCCAATCAGCCAGCTCGAGTTCGCCATTCAGTCGGCCGACCTCCTGCGGGCGATGCACGACGAAGCCCGCATCATCCACCTGGACCTCCGACTGGATAACATGGTCATCACCGACAACGGCGTCGGTTTTGTCGACTTCGGGTCGGCCGTCCGCATCGGCGAAAACATCGAAGGCAATCCCCTCCTGAACACCATCTTCGACGAGCTCATGCGGACCAGCCAGATCCAGCGGATGCTCGAGAAGATGATGGTCGGCGGGATGGTGACGAACCACATCCTCAACGAGGCCTACGGCAAGGTCGACAAGGGTGTGGACTTGTTCTACCTCGCGCTCCAGATCAACAAGCCGCTGTCGAACCCCGACTTCCGGGGGCTGGTGAAGTTCGACAAATCCAGTGCCGAAGCGCAGAAGCTGTCGGTGTTGACCGAGGAAGTACTCAAGCCCCGCGATCCCACGCATCCCACGTATCGCACCGCCGCCGACCTGCTGGCCGGTGTGCGGTCACTATAG
- a CDS encoding methyltransferase has protein sequence METPVGPPPSPFLVFEAINAYHRTAAIKAAIELQVFTAIDNGRRSAAEIAAACGAAERGVRIICDNLVVYGLLTKDGTQYGLTATAKTFLSGNSPAYMGGAIQFLLSPTIMLGFDRMTEAVRRGGTAIPESGTLAPEHNVWVDFARAMAPMMMMPAQQLAETVLKVKPGPIAVLDIAAGHGLYGLAVCKANPASRLTALDWANVLEVATENAAKIGLADRFTTIAGSAFDAPLGGPYDVILLPNFLHHFDPPTCVALAKRLKSALNPDGVVATMEFVPNDDRVSPPGAATFSLVMLASTPSGDAYTFKEYEQMFADAGYSSSELHRFEGAPHAVVLTRP, from the coding sequence ATGGAAACCCCAGTAGGCCCGCCCCCTTCCCCATTCCTGGTCTTTGAAGCGATCAACGCCTACCACCGCACCGCGGCCATCAAGGCAGCTATCGAACTCCAGGTGTTCACCGCGATCGACAACGGGCGACGATCCGCGGCGGAAATTGCCGCGGCTTGCGGGGCAGCGGAGCGCGGGGTACGCATCATCTGCGACAACCTGGTGGTCTACGGCTTGCTCACCAAGGACGGCACCCAGTATGGCCTGACGGCGACAGCCAAGACCTTTCTCAGTGGCAACTCGCCGGCATACATGGGCGGAGCGATCCAGTTCCTGCTGTCGCCGACCATCATGCTGGGCTTCGACCGAATGACCGAAGCTGTCCGCCGGGGCGGGACGGCGATCCCCGAATCGGGGACGCTGGCGCCCGAGCACAATGTCTGGGTCGACTTCGCCCGGGCCATGGCACCGATGATGATGATGCCGGCGCAGCAGTTGGCCGAGACGGTGCTGAAGGTGAAACCGGGCCCGATCGCCGTGCTGGACATTGCCGCCGGACATGGCCTGTACGGGCTGGCGGTCTGCAAAGCGAACCCGGCATCGCGGTTAACGGCGCTCGACTGGGCGAACGTGCTGGAAGTGGCCACCGAGAACGCGGCAAAGATCGGCTTGGCCGACCGGTTTACCACCATCGCGGGCAGCGCATTCGACGCCCCGCTGGGCGGCCCTTACGACGTCATCCTGCTGCCCAACTTCCTGCACCATTTCGACCCGCCGACCTGCGTCGCGCTGGCCAAGCGGCTCAAGTCGGCGCTAAACCCGGACGGCGTGGTGGCGACGATGGAATTCGTTCCTAACGACGACCGCGTCTCGCCGCCCGGAGCAGCGACCTTTTCACTTGTGATGCTGGCGAGCACACCCTCCGGCGATGCCTACACGTTCAAGGAGTACGAGCAAATGTTCGCTGACGCAGGCTACAGTTCGAGCGAACTGCATCGATTCGAGGGTGCCCCCCACGCCGTCGTCCTGACGCGGCCATGA
- a CDS encoding IS3 family transposase (programmed frameshift) — protein MAMRRRKFTREFKLGAVKLVHQQGRSVMQAAKDLGVDPKCIREWIEKYTADPDSASPAAMAKELQQLRTENARLRMEREILKKATAFLCQPAGVRFAFIASTLDDYPLAACCRVLSVTRSGFYAWRCRADSERQRRRQELLVRIRDVHEANRQVYGSPRIYQVLKSEGQSVCENTVAAIMKQAQIRAKGRRRFVPRTTDSGHGQPVATNVLDRQFAAEGPDRKWVADITYIETAEGWLYLAGVLDLYSRKIVGWSMTQHMRTELVAEALQMAIAQRQPCKGLLHHSDRGVQYASEDYQHLLQSHGMVVSMSDPGECWDNATMESFWSTLKSELMEGTRYATRAEARQSIFEYIEVFYNRKRLHSTLGYQSPESFEASRS, from the exons CTGGCCATGCGTCGTAGGAAGTTCACTCGTGAGTTCAAGCTGGGTGCCGTCAAGCTGGTGCACCAGCAGGGCCGATCGGTAATGCAGGCGGCTAAGGACCTCGGCGTCGATCCCAAGTGCATCCGCGAATGGATCGAGAAGTACACGGCCGATCCCGACTCGGCCTCGCCGGCGGCGATGGCCAAAGAGCTGCAGCAGCTGCGCACCGAAAACGCGCGTTTGCGAATGGAGCGTGAGATCCTAAAAAAAGCGACGGCGT TTCTTTGCCAGCCAGCAGGAGTGAGGTTCGCCTTCATTGCCAGCACGCTCGACGACTATCCGCTGGCAGCGTGTTGCCGGGTGTTGTCGGTCACGCGCTCGGGCTTCTACGCCTGGAGGTGTCGTGCCGACAGCGAGCGACAGCGTCGGCGTCAGGAACTGCTCGTGCGGATCCGCGACGTGCACGAGGCCAACCGCCAGGTGTACGGCAGCCCGCGGATCTACCAGGTGCTCAAAAGCGAGGGGCAAAGCGTGTGTGAGAACACGGTCGCTGCCATCATGAAGCAGGCGCAGATCCGAGCCAAAGGTCGGCGTCGTTTCGTGCCGCGTACGACCGACAGCGGGCACGGGCAGCCGGTGGCGACGAACGTACTGGACCGGCAGTTCGCCGCCGAGGGTCCGGACCGCAAGTGGGTGGCGGACATCACCTACATCGAAACCGCTGAGGGCTGGCTTTACCTGGCGGGCGTGCTGGATCTGTACTCGCGGAAGATCGTCGGCTGGTCGATGACGCAGCACATGCGTACGGAGCTGGTGGCCGAGGCGTTGCAGATGGCGATCGCGCAGCGGCAGCCTTGCAAGGGCCTGCTGCACCATAGCGACCGAGGAGTACAGTACGCGTCGGAGGACTACCAGCATTTGTTACAATCGCACGGGATGGTGGTGAGCATGAGCGATCCGGGCGAGTGCTGGGACAATGCGACGATGGAGAGCTTCTGGAGCACGCTCAAGAGCGAGCTGATGGAAGGGACGAGGTATGCGACGCGGGCGGAGGCCCGGCAGTCGATCTTTGAGTACATCGAGGTGTTCTACAATCGAAAGCGGCTGCATAGCACGTTAGGCTATCAGAGCCCCGAATCGTTCGAGGCGAGCCGCAGTTAA
- a CDS encoding SMI1/KNR4 family protein, producing the protein MRDINELGPRPYRQSSLGPVREEEIQAFESHYSISLPTSFRKFLYALNGGRVRLRRYPDPVEGYGEINDFYGLGRKAADDEHALVNGWDIGNLWGEVRRLQQRLGNGVMPFARDAGDNQLFIDFRSPVPSVHRYVAETNTTYLVSPSYEEFIDSLQEVQRSPGAPVRQARLGGALTDDNPQ; encoded by the coding sequence ATGCGAGACATAAATGAACTCGGCCCGCGACCTTATCGTCAGAGTTCCCTCGGACCTGTGCGGGAAGAGGAGATCCAAGCCTTTGAATCTCATTATTCTATTTCACTTCCGACATCTTTTCGGAAATTTCTGTATGCGTTGAACGGTGGTCGGGTTCGATTGAGACGTTATCCAGATCCAGTAGAAGGGTACGGAGAGATCAACGACTTCTATGGTCTCGGTCGAAAAGCAGCAGACGACGAGCACGCCTTGGTAAATGGCTGGGATATCGGAAATCTCTGGGGGGAAGTTCGCCGACTACAGCAGCGACTCGGCAATGGCGTCATGCCGTTTGCTCGGGATGCTGGAGATAATCAGTTATTCATTGATTTTAGAAGTCCTGTACCATCTGTTCATCGGTACGTCGCTGAAACAAATACAACCTATCTCGTTAGTCCGTCTTACGAAGAGTTCATCGACTCACTTCAAGAGGTGCAGCGATCTCCTGGTGCACCGGTGCGACAAGCACGTCTTGGAGGCGCGCTGACAGACGACAATCCGCAGTAG
- a CDS encoding DUF72 domain-containing protein translates to MGFSYPDWRGPFYPQGLKSGHWLEFYARYFNTVELDTTFYAAPTAERVRHWRSATPEDFRFCLKTPRAITHDNPLAAGFDAMRSFVDVCRGFGSKLGPILIQFAPSFEASQFDAVDRFLTALPEDARFAVEFRHRSWGTAETLEMIHRHRCAFVAAEYRSRPARAFATADFLYVRWIGEHDRYPTHEREIDDVSDSLAWWKRTIDAAAPKVASVWGFFNNDYAGYSIGTANRLKRLIGMPVTEPARVAGEPMLFG, encoded by the coding sequence ATGGGATTCAGCTACCCGGACTGGCGGGGACCGTTTTATCCCCAGGGACTGAAGTCGGGGCACTGGCTCGAGTTTTACGCCCGGTATTTCAACACGGTCGAGCTCGACACAACCTTCTACGCCGCCCCCACGGCCGAGCGAGTCAGGCATTGGCGATCGGCCACGCCGGAGGATTTTCGGTTTTGCCTGAAGACGCCGCGGGCGATCACCCACGACAACCCATTGGCCGCGGGTTTCGATGCGATGCGAAGCTTCGTCGACGTTTGTCGCGGCTTTGGCTCTAAGCTCGGGCCGATCCTCATCCAGTTCGCACCGAGTTTCGAAGCCAGCCAGTTCGACGCCGTGGATCGGTTCCTGACGGCGTTGCCGGAGGATGCGCGGTTCGCGGTCGAGTTCCGCCATCGCAGTTGGGGAACGGCCGAGACGCTGGAGATGATCCACCGGCACCGCTGCGCGTTTGTCGCCGCCGAGTACCGTTCGCGGCCGGCCCGTGCTTTTGCGACGGCGGACTTCCTGTACGTGCGCTGGATCGGTGAGCACGACCGGTATCCGACGCACGAACGAGAGATCGACGATGTGAGCGACTCGCTCGCCTGGTGGAAGCGCACCATCGACGCGGCGGCACCGAAGGTCGCCAGCGTCTGGGGATTCTTCAACAACGACTACGCGGGGTATTCGATCGGCACCGCCAACCGCTTGAAGCGGCTGATCGGAATGCCGGTAACGGAACCGGCACGGGTTGCGGGCGAGCCGATGCTGTTCGGATAG
- a CDS encoding deoxyribodipyrimidine photo-lyase, with product MIQPSRVQVIGDRKTTPGKYVLYWMQQAERVRFNHALEYAIDQANDLDLPLIVCFAVMDDYPEANARHYQFLLEGLRDVESDLKERGIRFVCRHGPAPKVAIELAKDAAMVVCDRGYTRHQRRWRDDVADHAGTRVVQVESDVVVPVETTSPKQEFAARTIRPKIHKLWKTFLVGLTQRTLEHESVRMRVAGDIDLSDPAAALAKLKVDRSVGPTPFFEGGSHAAQRKLKAFVAGKLQGYAEGRNEPAAGHTSLMSSHLHFGQISPLELALAVEGSDAPPEDRDAYLEEMIVRRELAMNYVYYCPHYDGYEGLPAWAKKTLAEHEKDPRSPVYTRAELEQARTHDEFWNAAQREMTLTGYMHNYMRMYWGKKILEWTPSPKQAFETTLYLNNKYFLCGRDPISFASVAWIYGLHDRPWGPARKIFGLIRYMNEAGLRRKFDMPAYVRKINGLGTR from the coding sequence ATGATTCAGCCCTCTCGTGTGCAGGTGATCGGCGACCGCAAGACGACGCCAGGGAAGTATGTCCTTTACTGGATGCAACAAGCCGAACGGGTTCGGTTCAATCACGCGCTCGAATACGCGATCGACCAGGCCAACGACTTGGACTTGCCGCTCATCGTCTGCTTCGCGGTCATGGACGACTACCCCGAAGCCAACGCGCGTCACTACCAGTTCCTGCTGGAAGGACTGCGGGACGTCGAGTCGGACTTGAAGGAACGGGGCATCCGATTTGTCTGCCGACATGGGCCGGCGCCGAAGGTCGCGATCGAGTTGGCGAAGGACGCCGCGATGGTCGTCTGCGATCGCGGGTACACCCGCCATCAGCGGCGCTGGCGTGACGATGTCGCCGACCATGCCGGCACGCGTGTGGTTCAGGTCGAGTCGGACGTTGTCGTGCCGGTGGAGACGACGTCGCCGAAGCAGGAGTTCGCCGCCCGGACGATCCGCCCGAAAATTCACAAGCTGTGGAAGACGTTCCTGGTCGGCCTCACGCAGCGCACCTTGGAGCACGAGTCGGTGCGTATGCGGGTGGCCGGCGATATCGACCTGTCCGACCCGGCCGCCGCGCTGGCGAAGCTGAAGGTCGATCGGAGCGTCGGACCGACACCCTTTTTTGAAGGGGGGAGCCACGCGGCGCAGCGCAAGCTCAAGGCGTTCGTCGCCGGCAAACTTCAAGGCTACGCCGAGGGTCGCAACGAGCCGGCGGCCGGGCACACATCCCTGATGAGCTCACACCTGCATTTCGGGCAGATTTCTCCGCTGGAGCTGGCCCTGGCGGTCGAAGGCTCGGATGCGCCGCCGGAGGATCGCGACGCGTATCTCGAAGAGATGATCGTCCGTCGCGAACTGGCGATGAACTACGTGTATTACTGTCCCCATTACGACGGCTACGAAGGCCTGCCCGCCTGGGCAAAGAAGACACTCGCCGAGCACGAGAAAGATCCGCGTAGTCCCGTCTATACGCGGGCCGAGTTGGAACAGGCCCGGACGCACGACGAGTTCTGGAACGCCGCCCAGCGTGAGATGACGCTGACCGGCTACATGCACAACTACATGCGGATGTACTGGGGAAAGAAGATCCTGGAGTGGACGCCCTCGCCGAAGCAGGCATTCGAGACGACGCTCTACCTCAACAACAAGTACTTTCTCTGCGGTCGCGATCCGATCAGCTTTGCGAGCGTTGCGTGGATTTACGGTCTGCACGATCGCCCCTGGGGGCCGGCGCGAAAGATATTCGGCCTGATTCGCTATATGAACGAAGCGGGTTTGCGGCGGAAGTTTGATATGCCGGCGTACGTCCGAAAGATCAACGGGCTGGGAACCCGTTAA
- the mug gene encoding G/U mismatch-specific DNA glycosylase, with protein MQGQPPPKPTRAMLLAAHGLEINDLIANGLRVLFCGINPGLYSGATGHHFARPGNRFWPALHVGGFTPRLMHPWEKAELLGLGLGITNFVARTTNTAAELTDEEIRAGAALLRRKVRRYAPRVLAILGIGAYRIGFGCKEAALGLQDQTIGSTRIWVLPNPSGLNAHYTPASLGRLFGELNAFIVQQG; from the coding sequence ATGCAAGGCCAACCTCCGCCCAAACCCACCCGTGCGATGCTTCTGGCCGCCCACGGGCTTGAAATCAATGACCTCATCGCCAACGGCCTTCGCGTCCTTTTTTGTGGGATCAATCCCGGACTCTACTCCGGGGCCACCGGCCATCATTTTGCCCGCCCGGGTAACCGTTTCTGGCCGGCTCTGCACGTCGGCGGCTTTACCCCTCGCCTGATGCACCCGTGGGAAAAGGCAGAGCTGCTGGGCCTGGGGCTTGGAATCACCAACTTCGTCGCCCGCACCACCAACACCGCTGCCGAACTGACGGACGAAGAGATCCGCGCCGGCGCGGCACTGCTGCGTCGAAAGGTTCGCCGCTACGCGCCGCGCGTGCTGGCGATTCTGGGCATCGGTGCCTATCGCATCGGATTCGGTTGCAAGGAAGCAGCCCTCGGCCTGCAGGACCAGACGATCGGCAGCACGCGGATCTGGGTGCTTCCCAATCCGAGCGGGCTCAATGCCCACTACACTCCTGCGTCATTGGGCCGACTGTTTGGCGAGTTAAACGCCTTCATCGTTCAGCAGGGATAG
- a CDS encoding MBL fold metallo-hydrolase, whose product MGLATGVGMSAEPAPASKPVMFSGKIESVRMADDLVVFAGAGGNVAVWFDAGRMLMIDAGIPHRSAELIGLVTKLAPDAKSKTLFNTHWHFDHTGGNAAFVAAGFTTVGTAACRQRLGETINLADLGMTVEPTPETARPVVAFEEKLTLFAGAEPVRLIKFPASHTDTDAVAYFEKRNLLHTGDLLVSGGYPVIDRATGGSLDGMIAATKLLRTVGDEKTTIIPGHGPVGDRAMIQTQLDLLNLVRDRLAPLAEKKMTLDEVSKLAPLADLDDKWGRGFLRSPVFTRMAYGQWVK is encoded by the coding sequence GTGGGCCTCGCCACTGGCGTTGGCATGTCGGCCGAGCCCGCGCCGGCGAGCAAGCCGGTCATGTTCAGCGGGAAGATCGAATCCGTGAGGATGGCCGACGACCTGGTCGTCTTCGCCGGGGCTGGTGGCAACGTAGCCGTCTGGTTCGACGCAGGCCGCATGCTGATGATCGACGCTGGCATACCGCACCGATCCGCCGAACTGATCGGCCTGGTCACGAAGCTCGCCCCCGACGCCAAGTCGAAGACGCTGTTCAATACCCATTGGCACTTCGACCACACCGGCGGGAACGCGGCATTCGTAGCCGCAGGGTTTACAACCGTCGGCACGGCTGCTTGCAGGCAACGGCTCGGCGAAACCATTAACCTGGCCGACCTGGGGATGACGGTCGAGCCTACGCCGGAAACGGCCCGTCCGGTGGTGGCGTTCGAAGAGAAACTGACGCTCTTTGCCGGTGCCGAACCGGTTCGGCTCATCAAGTTTCCCGCCAGCCATACCGACACCGACGCCGTCGCCTACTTCGAAAAGCGCAACCTCCTGCACACCGGCGATCTCCTGGTCAGCGGCGGATACCCGGTGATCGACCGCGCCACCGGTGGATCGCTCGACGGCATGATTGCCGCGACGAAACTGCTTCGAACCGTTGGCGACGAGAAGACGACGATCATCCCCGGACACGGTCCGGTCGGCGATAGGGCTATGATCCAAACGCAGCTCGACCTGCTCAACCTGGTTCGCGATCGCCTCGCTCCGCTGGCCGAAAAGAAGATGACTTTAGACGAGGTGTCGAAGCTCGCCCCACTGGCCGACCTGGACGACAAGTGGGGCCGCGGCTTCCTGCGCTCGCCGGTGTTTACGCGGATGGCGTACGGGCAGTGGGTGAAGTGA
- a CDS encoding polymorphic toxin-type HINT domain-containing protein, with protein sequence MRLTDEHPFYRTAPAAGGSADTPGWTPARSLAAGDEVLGDSGVLTVVANAGEAHRQGVKVYNLEVEQAHTYFVLAEHAPDGADAVWVHNATYADKRIQKEIAAEVRLHPSEFAANDAAHFRAANEGLLNLVETNERMYRTRFGNDWVDEVLDGFTPKGWTWHHALKSQANGEAGWLHLVPTEFHQINYGIMHPDNFGGYFEWAILAGAPQRH encoded by the coding sequence GTGCGCCTGACCGACGAGCACCCGTTCTACCGCACGGCTCCCGCCGCCGGCGGATCGGCCGACACGCCCGGCTGGACCCCCGCCCGCTCGCTGGCCGCCGGCGATGAGGTGCTCGGCGATTCCGGCGTCCTGACCGTCGTCGCCAATGCCGGCGAGGCCCACCGGCAAGGCGTGAAGGTCTACAACCTGGAGGTCGAGCAGGCCCACACGTATTTCGTCCTCGCCGAACACGCCCCGGACGGGGCGGATGCGGTTTGGGTGCATAATGCGACGTATGCGGACAAGCGCATTCAGAAGGAGATCGCAGCGGAGGTCCGACTCCACCCAAGCGAGTTCGCTGCGAATGATGCCGCACATTTCAGGGCAGCCAACGAAGGACTTCTTAACCTCGTCGAGACAAACGAACGGATGTATCGAACTCGGTTCGGAAACGATTGGGTCGACGAAGTATTGGATGGCTTTACGCCCAAGGGCTGGACGTGGCATCATGCGCTAAAGTCACAAGCCAATGGCGAAGCTGGTTGGCTTCACTTGGTGCCTACTGAATTCCATCAAATAAATTATGGTATCATGCATCCGGATAACTTTGGTGGCTATTTTGAGTGGGCGATCCTCGCAGGGGCACCTCAGCGTCATTAG
- a CDS encoding IS4 family transposase, with the protein MRRSGNLLDEHLHRLAALPAHGNTILGRDQLVKGLLLSFFDPMARSLRRIEDCGDFQGDLRLDKLARSTTADALAAFDPQLLVPLIDDLQQRVPNLGDADGLEGITRQIIAADGTYMTTLCDVAWAMRQKNRDGGVQGQVRANVQLDAGNWIPRVLTVSGDDGHSEAAAFAADLLPGVLYVVDRNFVEFGFLGAVLDKGSDFVVRIKSNQPAMTVVQTLPPSAADVEAGVIAEEVVRLPGRDAPAGLFRCITIESTDRSGESQALRLLTNLPAATVGAHVVGAVYRLRWQIELFFKWLKTWAGMDHLLSTSRNGITTQLYIAVIAVLMMYVQSGYRVSVYALAALGRVARGQMSIQEAMAVIAKRERERSLERARQARLRARKKLA; encoded by the coding sequence GTGCGCCGCTCCGGGAATCTCCTCGACGAACATCTCCATCGTCTGGCGGCGCTGCCGGCTCACGGCAACACCATCCTCGGCCGCGACCAGTTGGTCAAAGGCCTGCTCCTGTCGTTCTTCGATCCCATGGCCCGATCGCTGCGACGCATCGAAGACTGCGGCGACTTCCAGGGCGATCTGCGACTCGACAAGCTGGCACGCTCGACCACCGCCGACGCTCTTGCAGCGTTCGACCCTCAGCTGCTCGTGCCGCTGATCGACGACCTGCAGCAACGTGTCCCGAATCTCGGCGACGCCGACGGCCTCGAAGGGATCACCCGGCAGATCATCGCCGCCGACGGCACTTACATGACCACGCTGTGCGATGTGGCCTGGGCGATGCGCCAAAAGAACCGCGACGGCGGCGTGCAGGGACAGGTCCGCGCCAACGTCCAGCTCGACGCCGGCAACTGGATTCCCCGCGTGCTGACCGTCAGCGGCGACGACGGGCATTCGGAGGCCGCGGCCTTCGCCGCCGACCTCCTGCCCGGCGTGCTGTACGTCGTGGACCGCAACTTCGTCGAGTTCGGCTTCCTCGGCGCCGTCCTGGACAAGGGCAGCGACTTTGTCGTTCGTATCAAATCCAACCAACCGGCGATGACGGTGGTCCAGACCCTGCCGCCGTCGGCGGCGGACGTCGAGGCGGGCGTGATCGCCGAGGAAGTGGTGAGACTTCCCGGCCGCGACGCGCCGGCGGGCCTGTTCCGCTGCATCACCATCGAGAGCACCGACCGATCGGGCGAATCCCAGGCACTGCGGCTGCTGACCAATCTTCCCGCGGCGACGGTCGGGGCTCACGTCGTCGGCGCCGTTTACCGGCTGCGCTGGCAGATCGAGCTGTTTTTCAAGTGGCTCAAGACCTGGGCGGGAATGGACCACCTGCTGAGCACCAGCCGCAATGGGATCACCACGCAGCTGTACATCGCGGTGATCGCCGTGCTGATGATGTACGTGCAGAGCGGCTACCGCGTCAGCGTCTACGCCCTGGCGGCGCTGGGCCGCGTGGCCCGGGGCCAGATGTCGATCCAGGAGGCGATGGCGGTGATCGCCAAACGCGAGCGAGAGCGTTCGCTGGAACGAGCGCGTCAGGCCCGGCTGCGGGCACGCAAGAAGCTGGCCTGA